A genomic window from Salvia hispanica cultivar TCC Black 2014 chromosome 5, UniMelb_Shisp_WGS_1.0, whole genome shotgun sequence includes:
- the LOC125187393 gene encoding uncharacterized protein LOC125187393, with amino-acid sequence MTSSPFPITVTLKHHRHRRPSPPKHYVSAITPNHFMSFRSPSSFSNNLHPSFPFFKRNYRFHRCCATNSPSEPPPENQIPPGASPKDTLQIFFAVLFWMSLFFWSCAWDRGNSGRSDKGPRFRK; translated from the exons ATGACGTCTTCCCCCTTTCCGATTACCGTTACCCTTAAGCACCACCGTCACCGTCGCCCTTCGCCGCCGAAACACTATGTCTCAGCTATCACACCAAACCATTTCATGAGTTTCCGCTCACCTTCctcattttcaaataatcTCCACCCTTCATTTCCCTTCTTCAAGCGCAATTATCGCTTCCACCGTTGCTGCGCCACTAATTCGCCATCCGAACCGCCGCCGGAGAATCAGATACCTCCAG GTGCATCACCGAAGGATACTCTGCAGATTTTCTTTGCTGTGCTATTCTGGATGTCCCTTTTCTTCTGGTCTTGCGCATGGGATCGAGGGAATAGTGGCAGATCAGACAAGGGCCCTCGATTTAGGAAATAA
- the LOC125186515 gene encoding EPIDERMAL PATTERNING FACTOR-like protein 5, translating into MAISTTYTFAALLLSIFFLSLPLQSGGIGMGASMDDEVKKEIKMGLGSKPPACLNRCMSCRPCVATLAIPSQSQKRSPFIYVKFSHAQDDTYYLLSWRCTCGNKLFQP; encoded by the exons ATGGCAATATCAACAACTTACACCTTTGCTGCACTGCTATTATCTATCTTCTTCCTTTCTCTGCCACTCCAATCAG GTGGGATAGGGATGGGGGCATCAATGGATGATGAGGTGAAGAAGGAGATAAAGATGGGGTTGGGATCAAAACCCCCTGCTTGCCTGAATAGATGCATGAGTTGCAGGCCATGTGTGGCAACCCTAGCAATACCATCCCAATCCCAAAAGAGGAGCCCCTTCATCTATGTCAAGTTCTCTCATGCTCAAGATGACACCTATTATCTTCTCTCTTGGAGATGCACCTGTGGGAACAAACTCTTTCAACCCTGA
- the LOC125190101 gene encoding 26.5 kDa heat shock protein, mitochondrial, which yields MALARLALKNLQQRASYSASLLAKNVTATTPPEKQRLASQFLRGLSTAAEEKAPGAHEVAVQEGGKKPKLSSRRRGRRGGNLWRRDTRGFVPALWDMFPSGVGNALVQATENINRLLENIAPPQMLGRAKEHDDSYRLRYQMPGVGKDEVKITVEDGVLSIRGEHNDQEEHDSDDESWSSSSYGYYNTSLMLPEDAKLDEIKAEMKDGVLNIVIPKAQKAHKDVKEVEVR from the exons ATGGCATTGGCACGTTTAGCTCTCAAGAATTTGCAACAAAGGGCCTCATACTCTGCTTCCTTGTTGGCCAAAAATGTCACAGCCACCACTCCCCCGGAGAAGCAGAGATTGGCTTCTCAGTTTCTCCGGGGGCTCTCCACCGCTGCGGAGGAGAAGGCACCCGGGGCCCATGAGGTGGCTGTGCAAGAGGGTGGCAAGAAGCCCAAGCTCTCTTCGAGGCGGAGGGGCCGGAGAGGCGGCAACCTGTGGAGGAGAGACACCCGTGGCTTCGTCCCTGCTCTTTGGG ATATGTTTCCTTCGGGAGTGGGGAACGCGTTGGTCCAAGCGACAGAGAACATAAACAGGCTGTTGGAGAACATAGCTCCGCCACAAATGCTGGGGCGGGCGAAGGAGCACGACGACAGCTACAGGCTCCGGTACCAGATGCCGGGGGTGGGGAAGGATGAGGTGAAGATAACAGTGGAGGATGGGGTTCTAAGCATACGAGGAGAGCACAATGATCAGGAGGAACACGACTCTGACGACGAGTCTTGGTCGTCGAGCAGCTATGGTTACTACAACACGAGCCTGATGCTGCCGGAGGATGCAAAGCTTGATGAAATCAAAGCGGAGATGAAGGATGGGGTGCTCAATATAGTCATACCTAAGGCTCAAAAGGCACACAAGGATGTTAAGGAAGTTGAAGTTCGTTAA